A part of Desulfomicrobium baculatum DSM 4028 genomic DNA contains:
- a CDS encoding GGDEF domain-containing protein translates to MSVQHENFFCSHDVVTSLLKAGVPANSKWGALILYMRSLSEYDFLSAEQKRQMQALVMGVVRDGDFSEKKFKEIVRSKEQILYQPWNKKLEETFRETVVLIEHVRSQNLLRTKEVRDLRETTISTVTDQNALEDIVLGIKAAFEKVLTHMEQDTRDLVEMSYTDSLTKLSNRRAFDRYYQTTLVEYMVTGNPMSLMFLDIDHFKDFNDSYGHRIGDQALVTVASKLTGYAQKYGTVPNRSFFPARFGGEEFVVVLPGVGLGEAAEDAENLRTIIEDYNFIIRDHNGQVLQKGIKITVSIGVAELKKDWADEAGARLLDEADKAMYRAKGRGRNRVCTMNER, encoded by the coding sequence ATGAGCGTTCAGCACGAAAATTTCTTTTGTTCGCACGATGTCGTCACGTCCCTCCTCAAGGCGGGGGTTCCGGCCAATTCCAAATGGGGGGCGCTCATTCTCTACATGCGCTCCCTTTCGGAGTACGATTTCCTTTCCGCCGAACAGAAACGACAGATGCAGGCCCTGGTCATGGGCGTCGTGCGGGATGGGGATTTTTCCGAAAAGAAATTCAAGGAAATAGTGCGCAGCAAGGAGCAGATTCTCTACCAGCCCTGGAACAAGAAGCTGGAGGAGACGTTTCGCGAGACCGTGGTCCTCATTGAGCATGTGCGCTCCCAGAACCTTTTGCGGACCAAGGAGGTCCGCGATCTGCGGGAGACGACCATCAGCACGGTGACGGACCAGAACGCCCTGGAGGACATTGTCCTTGGGATCAAGGCGGCTTTCGAGAAGGTGCTTACGCACATGGAGCAGGACACACGGGATCTGGTCGAGATGAGCTACACGGACTCCCTGACCAAACTCAGCAACCGCCGGGCCTTTGACCGCTACTACCAGACGACCCTGGTCGAATACATGGTCACGGGCAATCCCATGAGCCTCATGTTTCTCGACATCGACCATTTCAAGGACTTCAACGATTCCTACGGGCATCGTATCGGGGATCAGGCCCTGGTCACCGTGGCCAGCAAGCTGACAGGCTACGCGCAAAAATACGGCACCGTCCCCAACCGCAGCTTTTTTCCCGCCCGCTTCGGCGGAGAAGAGTTCGTGGTCGTTTTGCCTGGGGTTGGACTTGGCGAGGCCGCGGAAGACGCCGAGAATCTGCGCACCATCATCGAGGACTACAATTTCATCATCCGCGACCACAACGGCCAGGTGCTGCAGAAGGGTATCAAGATCACCGTGTCCATCGGCGTGGCCGAATTGAAAAAGGATTGGGCCGACGAGGCCGGAGCGCGGCTCCTCGACGAAGCGGACAAGGCCATGTACCGGGCCAAGGGGCGCGGGCGGAACCGGGTCTGCACCATGAACGAGC
- a CDS encoding DUF4160 domain-containing protein has product MPTVLLLLGWRLFFYANEGSEPIHIHCRKGDMECKFWLNTQSFDIEEAFSFNVTRAEKRVIRKIIFEHFEYIEKQWELFQGGRNEKTRR; this is encoded by the coding sequence ATGCCGACAGTCCTTCTCCTCCTTGGCTGGCGACTTTTCTTTTATGCCAACGAAGGAAGCGAGCCGATTCACATTCATTGTCGAAAAGGGGATATGGAATGCAAGTTCTGGCTCAACACGCAATCATTTGACATTGAAGAGGCTTTTTCCTTCAATGTCACGCGCGCCGAAAAAAGGGTTATCCGCAAAATAATATTCGAACACTTTGAATATATTGAAAAACAGTGGGAACTTTTCCAAGGTGGGAGAAATGAAAAAACACGTCGTTGA
- a CDS encoding DUF2442 domain-containing protein has product MKKHVVDDIRFETDNLLLRIDGEHKKFALKAISPLLANASPRERDTFEVSPSGYGIHWPLLDEDLSIDALLGIVDAPSWHRKSA; this is encoded by the coding sequence ATGAAAAAACACGTCGTTGATGATATCCGCTTCGAAACGGACAATCTGCTGCTGCGTATCGATGGAGAGCACAAAAAATTCGCCCTCAAGGCCATTTCTCCTTTATTGGCCAACGCCTCTCCACGGGAACGCGACACTTTCGAGGTTTCGCCCTCGGGTTACGGAATCCACTGGCCCCTGCTCGACGAAGATCTGTCCATAGACGCGCTGCTGGGCATTGTGGATGCACCTTCATGGCACCGGAAAAGTGCCTGA
- a CDS encoding flavin reductase family protein yields MKISLGAKTLAQPAPLWIVGSYDEDGRANAMAAAWGGICCSKPPCITVSLREERHSYASILARRAFTISVPSIRFAAQADYFGIASGKDVDKFAATGLTPVRSELVDAPYVGEFPLVLECALLRTVELGMHIQFIGEIVDVKAEEDVLDEKGYPDAAKVRPLIFTPVTRAYHTVGEYVGQAFEIGRSFGEKS; encoded by the coding sequence ATGAAAATTTCGCTTGGTGCAAAGACGCTGGCCCAGCCAGCGCCGTTGTGGATTGTCGGGTCTTATGATGAAGACGGCAGAGCCAACGCCATGGCTGCGGCCTGGGGTGGGATATGCTGTTCCAAACCGCCGTGTATCACAGTCTCCTTGCGTGAAGAGCGTCACAGCTATGCGTCCATTCTCGCCCGTCGTGCGTTCACCATCAGTGTGCCTTCGATCAGATTCGCGGCGCAGGCCGATTATTTCGGCATTGCATCGGGAAAAGACGTGGACAAGTTCGCGGCCACGGGGCTGACCCCGGTGCGGTCGGAGCTGGTCGATGCCCCCTATGTGGGAGAATTTCCTCTGGTGCTCGAGTGCGCCTTGCTGCGCACCGTGGAGCTCGGCATGCATATCCAGTTCATCGGAGAAATCGTCGATGTCAAGGCGGAGGAGGACGTTCTCGACGAGAAGGGCTATCCTGACGCAGCCAAGGTCAGGCCGCTCATCTTCACCCCCGTGACCAGGGCCTATCACACCGTGGGCGAGTATGTGGGCCAGGCTTTCGAGATCGGACGTTCCTTCGGGGAAAAGAGTTAG
- the rfaD gene encoding ADP-glyceromanno-heptose 6-epimerase: MIIITGGAGFIGSAMVWELNQQGYRDIVVVDNLASTNKWRNLVGLAYHRYIQKDNFLDLLNTRYMEGRIEAVIHLGACSATTEADCDYLIRNNLEYSKAMCRFAQERNARFIYASSAATYGDGSRGFDDSDEAMEGLHPLNMYGYSKHLFDLWLKGDGLLNKMAGLKFFNVFGPNEYHKDDMRSVICKAFTQIRQTGKLKLFKSYRKEYADGEQRRDFVYIKDCVKVIDWLIKNPEVGGIFNVGTGQARTWNDLARGVFTAMGREPQIEYVDMPDTLRGKYQYYTCADLTKLSGHGCDVDFRPLEDGVTDYVQNYLMHGYSHLTSRY, encoded by the coding sequence ATGATCATCATTACCGGCGGCGCGGGTTTCATCGGCAGCGCCATGGTCTGGGAATTGAACCAGCAGGGGTACAGGGATATCGTCGTGGTCGACAATCTGGCTTCCACGAACAAATGGCGCAACCTGGTCGGGCTGGCCTATCATCGGTATATTCAAAAAGACAACTTCCTGGATTTGCTCAACACCAGATATATGGAAGGTCGGATCGAGGCCGTGATTCATCTTGGAGCCTGCTCCGCGACCACGGAAGCGGACTGCGATTATCTCATCCGCAACAACTTGGAATATTCCAAGGCCATGTGCCGCTTCGCCCAGGAGCGCAACGCCCGTTTCATCTACGCCAGTTCCGCTGCGACCTACGGGGACGGCAGCCGCGGATTCGACGACTCGGACGAGGCCATGGAGGGTCTACACCCTTTGAACATGTACGGCTATTCCAAACACCTGTTCGATCTCTGGCTCAAGGGTGACGGACTGCTGAACAAGATGGCCGGGCTCAAGTTCTTCAATGTCTTCGGTCCCAACGAATACCACAAGGACGACATGCGCTCCGTGATCTGCAAGGCTTTCACCCAGATCCGGCAGACGGGAAAATTGAAACTCTTCAAATCCTATCGCAAGGAATACGCCGATGGCGAGCAGCGCCGGGATTTCGTCTATATCAAGGATTGCGTGAAGGTCATCGACTGGCTGATCAAGAACCCGGAGGTGGGCGGCATCTTCAACGTGGGCACGGGCCAGGCCCGGACATGGAACGATCTGGCGCGAGGCGTTTTCACGGCCATGGGCCGGGAACCGCAGATCGAATACGTGGACATGCCGGACACCCTGCGCGGCAAGTACCAGTACTACACCTGCGCCGACCTGACCAAGCTCTCGGGCCACGGCTGCGACGTGGATTTCAGGCCGCTTGAGGACGGGGTCACGGACTATGTGCAAAATTATCTGATGCACGGGTATTCACACCTGACGTCACGGTACTGA
- the uvrA gene encoding excinuclease ABC subunit UvrA, with amino-acid sequence MDTKVIHIAGARQHNLKNLTLDIPRDKLVVVCGPSGSGKSTLAFDIVYAEGQRRYVESLSAYARQFLPQMDKPDIDLIEGLTPAISLEQQTLSKNPRSTVATVTEIYDFLRVFYARLGTPCCPDCGVPIAAQSSDEIMERILGLPEGTKFMILAPLVDHKKGTHADLFKKLKTQGFVRARINGEVTNLDPVPELGKNLKHSIDLVVDRLVLKPDMRKRLADSVELGLKSGEGRIVVSIIGGEDIFFSTDAVCPRCSLSLPKPSPQLFSFNSPQGACPHCSGLGAVEYYEPMLLAPNGGLSLRQGAILPWKGRAFDRYAHDLRELGLKHGFTLDTPLQNFGLDARQALFHGDDRWPGVIHFLEQGGGLGHIWRDELARYRQTMNCPSCQGARLRPESLAVRIEGLSIFDFCSLPITRALAWLQGLNFSGVNVEISTPLLKELCHRLEFLANVGLDYINLARNMSTLSGGEAQRIRLAGQLGSGLVGVTYVLDEPSIGLHPRDNQRLINTLRQLQGRGNTVLVVEHDEPTIRAADHVLELGPGSGFLGGELVFAGTPHDLVTVSKSLTGKYLRGELRIARPAQRRTSDRAITLSGVTTNNLRGIDARFPLGSLVCITGVSGSGKSSLVMDSLYKHLALAQGLKVDSPGTIGGIEGAGAVEKIISIDQSPIGRTPRSNPATYTKIFDEIRAIFAGSKDAKKRGYNVGRFSFNVRGGRCEACQGDGQIRVEMHFLPDVFVTCEVCGGKRYNRETLDILYRDKSIADVLDMTVRQARQFFANHPALERKLGVLEEVGLEYIRLGQPATTLSGGEAQRIKISRELGKRSLPGTLYILDEPTTGLHMHEVGKLISVLHTLVDKGASVIVIEHNLDVVAAADHVIDLGPGGGENGGIIVAEGTPEELKQNPGSVTGPFLEL; translated from the coding sequence ATGGACACCAAAGTCATACATATCGCCGGCGCGCGTCAGCATAATCTCAAGAACCTGACCCTGGACATCCCCCGCGACAAGCTGGTCGTGGTCTGCGGCCCCTCGGGTTCGGGCAAATCCACCCTGGCCTTCGACATCGTCTACGCCGAAGGCCAGCGGCGCTATGTCGAATCGCTGTCCGCCTACGCCCGCCAGTTCCTGCCGCAAATGGACAAGCCGGACATCGACCTCATCGAGGGTCTGACCCCGGCCATCTCCCTGGAACAGCAGACCCTGTCCAAAAACCCGCGCTCCACCGTGGCCACAGTCACGGAAATCTACGATTTTCTGCGCGTCTTCTACGCCCGCCTCGGCACGCCCTGCTGCCCCGACTGCGGGGTACCCATCGCGGCCCAGAGCAGCGACGAGATCATGGAACGCATCCTTGGCCTGCCGGAAGGGACAAAATTCATGATCCTGGCGCCCCTGGTCGACCACAAGAAGGGCACCCACGCGGATCTCTTCAAGAAGCTCAAGACCCAGGGCTTTGTTCGCGCCAGGATCAACGGCGAGGTGACGAACCTTGATCCGGTCCCGGAGCTGGGCAAAAACCTGAAGCACAGCATCGATCTGGTCGTGGACCGCCTGGTTTTGAAGCCCGACATGCGCAAGCGCCTGGCCGATTCCGTGGAGCTCGGCCTGAAAAGCGGCGAGGGACGGATCGTCGTCTCCATCATCGGCGGCGAGGACATCTTCTTCTCCACCGACGCCGTCTGCCCCAGATGCAGCCTAAGCCTTCCCAAACCCAGTCCTCAACTTTTCTCGTTCAACAGCCCGCAGGGAGCCTGCCCGCACTGCTCGGGCCTGGGTGCCGTCGAGTACTATGAGCCCATGCTGCTCGCGCCCAATGGTGGTCTGTCCCTGCGACAGGGGGCGATCCTGCCCTGGAAGGGCCGGGCTTTCGACCGCTACGCCCATGACCTGAGGGAACTGGGGCTCAAACACGGCTTCACCCTGGACACGCCGCTACAGAACTTCGGCCTTGATGCCCGGCAGGCCCTGTTCCACGGCGACGACAGGTGGCCGGGAGTGATCCATTTTCTCGAACAGGGCGGCGGTCTCGGCCACATCTGGCGCGACGAACTGGCCCGCTACCGCCAGACCATGAACTGCCCGTCCTGCCAGGGCGCGCGCCTGCGACCAGAGTCCCTGGCGGTGCGCATCGAAGGACTCAGCATCTTCGACTTCTGCTCGCTGCCCATCACCCGCGCCCTCGCCTGGCTGCAAGGCCTGAACTTTTCCGGCGTCAATGTGGAAATCAGCACCCCGCTCTTGAAAGAGCTCTGCCACCGCCTGGAATTCCTGGCCAACGTGGGGCTCGACTACATCAACCTGGCCCGCAACATGTCTACCCTGTCCGGCGGCGAGGCCCAGCGCATCCGTCTGGCCGGGCAGCTTGGCTCGGGCCTGGTCGGGGTGACCTACGTCCTGGATGAGCCCAGCATCGGTCTGCACCCGCGCGACAACCAGCGCCTCATAAACACCCTGCGCCAGCTCCAGGGGCGCGGCAACACCGTGCTCGTGGTCGAGCACGACGAGCCGACCATCCGCGCCGCCGACCATGTGCTGGAGCTTGGTCCCGGCTCGGGTTTTCTGGGCGGAGAGCTGGTCTTCGCCGGAACGCCCCATGATCTGGTGACCGTCTCCAAAAGCCTGACCGGTAAATACCTGCGCGGCGAACTGCGCATCGCCCGGCCCGCCCAGCGCAGGACCTCGGACCGGGCCATCACCCTGAGCGGCGTGACCACCAACAACCTGCGCGGCATCGACGCCCGCTTTCCCTTGGGCTCCCTGGTCTGCATCACCGGAGTCTCCGGCTCGGGCAAAAGCTCACTGGTCATGGACTCCCTCTACAAGCATCTGGCCCTGGCCCAGGGCCTCAAGGTGGACAGCCCCGGCACCATTGGCGGCATCGAGGGTGCAGGGGCCGTGGAAAAAATCATCTCCATCGACCAAAGCCCCATCGGCCGCACCCCTCGCTCCAACCCGGCCACCTACACCAAGATCTTCGATGAAATCCGGGCCATTTTCGCCGGCAGCAAAGACGCCAAAAAGCGCGGCTACAATGTCGGAAGATTCAGCTTCAACGTGCGCGGCGGCCGCTGCGAGGCCTGCCAGGGCGACGGGCAGATCCGGGTCGAGATGCATTTTCTGCCCGACGTGTTCGTGACCTGCGAGGTCTGCGGGGGCAAGCGCTACAACCGCGAGACCCTCGATATCCTGTACCGCGACAAGTCCATCGCCGACGTGCTGGACATGACCGTGAGACAGGCACGGCAATTCTTCGCCAACCACCCGGCCCTGGAACGCAAGCTCGGGGTGCTGGAGGAGGTGGGACTGGAATACATCCGCCTGGGCCAGCCCGCCACGACCCTGTCCGGCGGCGAGGCCCAGCGCATCAAGATCTCGCGCGAACTGGGCAAGAGGAGCCTGCCCGGCACCCTCTATATTCTGGACGAACCGACCACGGGCTTGCACATGCACGAGGTCGGCAAACTCATCAGCGTACTGCACACCCTGGTCGACAAAGGAGCCTCGGTCATCGTCATCGAGCACAACCTGGACGTGGTCGCGGCGGCTGACCACGTCATCGACCTCGGCCCCGGCGGAGGCGAAAACGGAGGCATCATCGTGGCCGAAGGCACCCCGGAGGAACTGAAACAAAACCCCGGCTCGGTCACGGGGCCTTTCCTTGAGTTGTGA